The segment CACCAAAAGATTGAGACGGTTTGGGCGGCGAGTGAACTCGCGCCCTTCGGACAGTATTTTCCGGCAGGCGAACTCAACCAGCCGCTCGCGCACCACGAGGTCATCCACCATGCCGTATTTGAACGCCTGCTTTGCAGCGAGGGTCTTCCCGCCGAGAATCACGTCGAGGGCGCGCGGCAAGCCGATCAGTCGTGGCAGGCGCGTGCTCCCGCCCCAGGCAGGCAGGATGCCCAGTTGCGTTTCAGGAAGGCCTATCTTCGTCACCCGGTCGGGCGAAGCAACGCGGCTGTCGCAAGCGAGGCACACTTCAAAACCCCCACCGACACACGCGCCATGGATCGCAGCAATGGTTGGAACCGACAGCGCTGCCAGCCGGTTGAAAACCGATTGTCCCAACCCAATCAGATCGGCCAGGTCATCCGAAGATGCGTTCGCCAAGGCATGGAGATCGGCGCCCGCAATAAAAATGGAGTCCTTCGCGCTGGCAAGCACAAGCCCATTAATTGCGGGC is part of the Candidatus Angelobacter sp. genome and harbors:
- a CDS encoding enoyl-CoA hydratase-related protein produces the protein MDSIVPSVCGSACSPPAQESDFKFVHRRITDDRICVLLFDRPDSSANVFDRATLEELGRQLDFIINTPAINGLVLASAKDSIFIAGADLHALANASSDDLADLIGLGQSVFNRLAALSVPTIAAIHGACVGGGFEVCLACDSRVASPDRVTKIGLPETQLGILPAWGGSTRLPRLIGLPRALDVILGGKTLAAKQAFKYGMVDDLVVRERLVEFACRKILSEGREFTRRPNRLNLLVTNNRPFAFAASLRVEAQLLKKTRGHYPALFKALEVVTKGVSRSTAESLALEREAVLELTATEECHNLIQVFFMQEHAKKQSYRIGDGATASKGV